From the Tachyglossus aculeatus isolate mTacAcu1 chromosome 21, mTacAcu1.pri, whole genome shotgun sequence genome, one window contains:
- the SLC25A1 gene encoding tricarboxylate transport protein, mitochondrial, producing MGRSPPAAAASEKAKLTHPGKAILAGGLAGGIEICITFPTEYVKTQLQLDEKANPPRYRGIGDCVKQTVQGHGVRGLYRGLSSLLYGSIPKAAVRFGMFEFLSNHMRDAQGKLDSTRGLLCGLGAGVAEAVVVVCPMETVKVKFIHDQCSPKPKYRGFFHGVREIVREQGLRGTYQGLTATVLKQGSNQAIRFFVMTSLRNWYRGPDPNKPINPLVTGLFGAIAGAASVFGNTPLDVIKTRMQGLEAQKYKSTWDCGCQILRHEGVKAFYKGTVPRLGRVCLDVAIVFVIYDEVVKLLNKVWKTD from the exons GCGGCCTGGCGGGCGGCATTGAAATCTGCATCACCTTCCCCACGGAGTACGTGAAGACCCAGCTGCAGCTGGACGAGAAGGCCAACCCACCCCGCTACAGGGGCATAG GAGACTGCGTGAAGCAGACGGTCCAGGGCCATGGCGTCCGGGGCCTCTACCGGGGGCTGAGCTCGCTGCTGTATGGCTCCATCCCCAAGGCCGCTGTCAG GTTTGGGATGTTCGAGTTCCTCAGTAACCACATGCGCGATGCCCAGGGCAAGCTGGACAGCACGCGGGGGCTGTTGTGCGGGCTGGGAGCCGGCGTGGCCGAAGCCGTGGTTGTCGTCTGCCCCATGGAGACGGTCAAG gtcAAGTTCATCCATGACCAGTGCTCCCCAAAGCCCAAGTACCGTGGCTTCTTCCACGGGGTCCGAGAAATCGTGCGGGAGCAAG GGCTGCGGGGTACGTACCAGGGGCTCACGGCCACCGTCCTGAAGCAGGGCTCCAACCAGGCCATCCGCTTCTTCGTCATGACCTCGCTTCGAAACTGGTACCGTG GCCCCGATCCAAACAAGCCCATTAACCCTCTGGTGACTGGGCTGTTTGGTGCCATCGCTGGTGCCGCCAGTGTTTTCGGCAACACGCCTCTGGATGTCATCAAGACCCGGATGCAG GGGCTGGAGGCACAGAAATATAAGAGCACGTGGGACTGCGGCTGCCAGATCCTGCGCCACGAGGGGGTCAAGGC CTTCTACAAGGGCACAGTGCCCCGCTTGGGCCGGGTGTGCCTGGACGTTGCCATCGTCTTCGTCATCTACGACGAGGTGGTGAAGCTGCTCAACAAGGTGTGGAAGACCGACTGA